Genomic DNA from Paenibacillus sp. MBLB1832:
TGGTTTCTCTTCTGGAGAATGCCCTTGTAGAGGTTTTCTCACGTGAGGCAGTAGGATGTTATTTAATTTAGAATAGATGAGGTGCATGTCCCATGACATTAAATGCGAAAGAAATGGCGAGTTACATTGACCACACATTATTGAAAGCAGATGCAAGTACAGCGGCAATTCTTACGTTGTGTGAGGAAGCTGCGAAGCATCAATTTTTCAGCGTGTGTGTGAACTCACAGTTTGTTGCCACAGCGGCAAAAGCATTAGAGGGAACTGGCGTTAAGGTTGCAGCTGTTGTTGGTTTCCCGCTTGGCGCGAGTTTAAGTGAAGTGAAGGCTTTCGAAGCAGCGAAAGCGGTTGATAATGGCGCCGCTGAAATTGATACGGTATTGCCGATCGGTTTGCTTTTGGAAGGTCAATTGGATGCAGTTCGTACGGATATTAAACAAGTTGTGGACGCGGTTAAAGGAAAAGCGATCGTTAAGGTTATTATGGAAACAGGGTTTCTGAATGATGAGCAAAAAATAGCGGCATGCCGCCTTTCCGAAGAAGCGGGGGCACATTTTGTGAAAACATCGACTGGTTTTGGTCCTGGCGGAGCGACAGTTGAAGATGTTCGCTTAATGCGCCAAAACGTATCGAGCACGATTGGGGTAAAAGCATCTGGCGGCGTACGCGATGCGGCAACCGCTTTGG
This window encodes:
- the deoC gene encoding deoxyribose-phosphate aldolase, which translates into the protein MTLNAKEMASYIDHTLLKADASTAAILTLCEEAAKHQFFSVCVNSQFVATAAKALEGTGVKVAAVVGFPLGASLSEVKAFEAAKAVDNGAAEIDTVLPIGLLLEGQLDAVRTDIKQVVDAVKGKAIVKVIMETGFLNDEQKIAACRLSEEAGAHFVKTSTGFGPGGATVEDVRLMRQNVSSTIGVKASGGVRDAATALAMIEAGATRLGTSSGVAIVNGTQGASTY